In Aspergillus flavus chromosome 3, complete sequence, one genomic interval encodes:
- a CDS encoding HotDog domain-containing protein produces MMYKHTYRELISKLPVSQEDVDFFAQMPFARPYLEKSSPYQPVPFFTRYNKGDLSDKSFSNAINTNNTIPRILSLARKENFLPSLLTVKKESDQPEGLEEPHFVAFCQLESGVTRYINTTHGEVLAALLDETLGLCAETYLEVDYRSPVPTPGIIVVKTWVKRTEGRKWFLEAHVLDHEGSMTATAKSLYIRLKSQL; encoded by the exons ATGATGTACAAACATACGTACCGAGAGCTGATCAGCAAGCTTCCCGTCTCTCAGGAAGATGTCGACTTCTTCGCCCAGATGCCTTTTGCCCGCCCATACTTGGAGAAGTCAAGTCCCTACCAGCCAGTACCTTTTTTCACGAGATACAACAAAGGAGACTTGTCCGACAAATCCTTCAGCAATGCAATCAACACGAATAACACTATTCCACGTATCTTATCTTTGGCGCGAAAGGAAAATTTTCTCCCGAGCCTCCTAACCGTTAAGAAGGAATCTGACCAACCGGAAGGTCTAGAGGAGCCAcattttgttgctttttgtCAACTTGAATCGGGTGTGACCCGCTATATCAACACTACCCACGGCGAAGTTCTGGCAGCTTTGTTAGACGAGACATTGGGTCTCTGCGCCGAGACCTATC TCGAAGTAGACTATCGCTCACCTGTGCCTACTCCCGGTATAATTGTCGTCAAAACATGGGTGAAGAGGACGGAAGGTAGGAAATGGTTCCTTGAGGCACACGTTCTCGACCACGAAGGCTCAATGACAGCGACGGCGAAATCCCTCTATATCCGGCTAAAGTCTCAGTTATAG
- a CDS encoding putative amine oxidase, which produces MGEIFDVAVIGAGMAGIVAARDLSKNGHKVVLVEARDRLGGRTYMDHACGGILELGGGYVHWTQPHVWCELQRHGISVNPPMKEGMHYWLADSAVHTGSAADFYKTALPLLERLFADSRDRFPMPCNPTAIDNTEIEKESIEDRINSLNLSSYERDVLEGVLSGVVHSYKDHGIAQLLHAVATYFGNFNAFFETAGTWSIQGGTKRLIDAIMAETSAKLLTSTPVSSITDEGCRVIIGTRHGKEIHARKAIVALPLNTIGDVQITPRLPDMARSMIARKNPTMAGKLWIRVRGEIKPFSIYAPAGKYPLNAARTEKYFDGDTLVLCMCSDDASICCEDRVGVQAALRMFIPSIEVVDFAYHSWVGDEFSKGGWMMNRPGFFTTGAAELRRPHGNIHFAGSDVSASEPGSIEGALSSGAQAARDVFIKLNKQRL; this is translated from the coding sequence ATGGGCGAAATATTCGATGTTGCAGTGATCGGGGCTGGCATGGCCGGCATAGTCGCAGCTCGTGACCTCAGCAAGAACGGCCACAAAGTGGTCTTGGTAGAGGCTCGTGATCGTCTTGGAGGTCGAACCTATATGGACCATGCGTGTGGTGGTATTCTTGAGTTAGGGGGAGGCTACGTACACTGGACACAACCGCACGTCTGGTGCGAGCTTCAGCGCCATGGAATATCCGTCAACCCCCCAATGAAGGAAGGCATGCATTACTGGCTGGCCGATAGCGCTGTACACACGGGCAGCGCTGCTGATTTCTATAAAACCGCATTGCCCCTTCTGGAACGACTATTTGCAGACAGTCGTGATCGATTCCCGATGCCATGCAATCCCACCGCGATCGACAACACAGAGATCGAGAAAGAGTCGATCGAGGACCGCATCAATTCGTTGAACCTCTCCTCCTATGAGCGGGATGTTCTGGAGGGGGTATTGTCCGGTGTGGTGCATTCTTACAAAGATCATGGCATTGCACAACTGCTGCACGCCGTCGCCACCTACTTTGGCAATTTCAATGCTTTTTTTGAAACGGCCGGCACGTGGAGTATTCAGGGTGGTACGAAGAGACTCATTGATGCCATCATGGCTGAAACAAGTGCCAAACTACTCACGTCGACTCCGGTGAGCTCCATTACCGATGAAGGCTGTCGGGTTATCATTGGAACTCGGCATGGCAAGGAGATCCATGCTCGGAAGGCGATAGTCGCACTTCCACTCAATACCATTGGCGACGTGCAGATCACACCGCGGTTACCCGACATGGCACGATCGATGATCGCGAGAAAGAATCCAACCATGGCTGGTAAACTTTGGATTCGAGTTCGGGGCGAAATCAAACCCTTTAGTATCTACGCACCAGCTGGGAAATACCCGCTCAATGCCGCGAGAACGGAGAAGTACTTTGATGGGGATACGCTCGTTCTTTGCATGTGTTCTGATGATGCTTCTATTTGTTGCGAGGATCGCGTGGGCGTGCAAGCAGCGCTGCGGATGTTCATACCGAGTATTGAGGTTGTCGATTTCGCGTACCATAGTTGGGTCGGCGATGAATTTTCTAAGGGAGGCTGGATGATGAATCGGCCCGGATTCTTTACAACCGGTGCTGCGGAACTCCGACGGCCACATGGCAACATTCATTTTGCAGGCAGCGATGTTTCGGCGAGTGAGCCGGGCTCAATTGAGGGTGCTCTGTCGAGCGGCGCACAAGCTGCTCGTGACGTCTTTATCAAGCTAAACAAACAGAGACTATAG
- a CDS encoding putative spherulin-1B precursor, which produces MVSTSALRSIAAVMIALAIPASAAPQPVSKRSTSELSLTAQLRLADTAIERYQLLPKDEDFVFNFTASEVPVATSQNFPALVGTGASFSIGELPACSMSFLHLHPRATELFALTSGRLLSEMVPEAGVLDSEGKQRVIRVELGPGMVTIYPAGSFHTQVNPDCEPANFAATFNSDEFAVGLVAAETFSLSDDVIAATFGQSIAGEDIETVRNAIPTTMAIKVEECLKKCGKQKRQA; this is translated from the exons ATGGTTTCTACGTCTGCCCTGCGCTCTATTGCCGCGGTGATGATCGCCCTTGCCATTCCAGCAAGCGCAGCACCCCAGCCGGTCAGCAAGCGCTCAACGTCTGAACTCAGCTTGACAGCTCAATTGCGACTTGCAGATAC TGCCATTGAACGTTACCAACTCCTCCCGAAAGATGAAGACTTTGTCTTCAATTTCACGGCAAGCGAGGTTCCGGTTGCCACTAGCCAGAACTTTCCTGCCCTTGTTGGCACTGGGGCTTCCTTCAGTATCGGGGAATTGCCAG CATGCAGCATGAgcttcctccatcttcacccTCGTGCCACCGAGCTCTTTGCCCTTACGTCAGGGCGTCTACTGTCCGAAATGGTACCTGAGGCCGGCGTCCTGGACTCTGAAGGCAAGCAACGAGTCATCCGCGTGGAGCTCGGCCCCGGCATGGTGACCATCTATCCGGCCGGTTCGTTTCACACGCAGGTGAACCCGGACTGTGAACCGGCCAATTTCGCGGCAACCTTTAACTCAGATGAGTTTGCTGTGGGTCTGGTCGCCGCAGAGACATTTTCCCTCAGCGACGACGTGATTGCTGCCACCTTTGGGCAGAGCATCGCCGGTGAGGATATCGAGACTGTTAGAAACGCTATTCCAACGACGATGGCCATCAAGGTGGAAGAGTGTTTGAAAAAGTGTGGTAAGCAGAAGCGTCAAGCTTGA
- a CDS encoding monocarboxylate transporter, with product MALCKDQEVELSFTESQHIELARNGNEANGSPTDRAIQNDADFPDGGVNAWRTALGGFLAFVASIGFMSGGSVFQSYYITTTLSSSSASDIAWIGSVQLWGCFFFGIWAGRLSDKYGPALPLGLGTVFMVFGIMMASISKQYYQFLLSQGFCVALGMGWIFTPALAVQSQWFLRRRGFVVGAVMSGQNVGGIIWPVLTNKLLIDNGMSLGWTLRIIGFIQLGLMTAATLLVKPRFPRTSNIDGFPIRQYFTHKRTIAFTIALVIMDLGIYIPWFYITPFTMTYGASASLAFYNAAILNGGAFVGCHALGIVADSGLGFFNCLTVTTFASAVVAFAWIGARNVGGIIVWTVAYGILSGALQAIFSPCLSLLAPTPEVTGSWNGIAITIGSFAVLGTGPIAGKLLGDEDGTGYVLMQLFTGICLALAGVFYLATRVLVSRDRWI from the exons ATGGCTTTATGCAAGGATCAGGAGGTCGAACTGTCTTTTACGGAGAGCCAGCATATTGAGTTGGCCCGTAATGGCAACGAGGCCAATGGAAGCCCTACTGATCGTGCCATCCAAAATGATGCAGATTTTCCAGATGGTGGTGTCAACGCTTGGCGTACCGCTCTCGGTGGGTTTCTCGCATTCGTTGCCAGCATTGGATTTATGAGTGGTGGCTCGGTATTCCAGAGCTATTACATCACCACGACGCTGTCCTCCTCGAGCGCGTCCGATATTGCCTGGATTGGAAGTGTGCAGCTCTGGGggtgctttttctttggcaTTTGGGCCGGTAGACTGTCTGACAAGTATGGGCCAGCTTTACCCCTGGGACTGGGAACCGTGTTTATGGTTTTTGGCATCATGATGGCATCGATTTCGAAGCAATACTACCAGTTCCTATTATCTCAAGGATTCTGTGTGGCATTGGGAATGGGCTGGATATTCACACCGGCTCTAGCAGTTCAGTCACAATGGTTTTTGAGAAGACGGGGCTTCGTGGTTGGTGCTGTGATGTCCGGCCAAAATGTGGGAG GGATCATTTGGCCTGTATTGACCAATAAGCTTCTCATTGATAACGGAATGTCATTAGGCTGGACACTACGCATCATTGGCTTCATACAGCTGGGTCTGATGACCGCTGCGACTCTATTAGTCAAGCCGCGATTTCCGCGAACCTCGAATATTGATGGGTTCCCCATCAGACAATATTTTACCCATAAACGGACCATCGCTTTTACCATCGCATTGGTCATCATGGACTTGGGAATTTATATCCCGTGG TTTTACATTACACCCTTTACAATGACATATGGTGCTTCTGCGAGTCTGGCCTTCTACAATGCAGCAATCCTAAATGGCGGCGCATTTGTGGGATGTCATGCTTTGGGGATTGTAGCGGATTCTGGGTTGGGCTTTTTCAATTGTCTCACAGTGACCACCTTCGCAAGTGCGGTCGTCGCCTTCGCGTGGATTGGTGCAAGAAATGTTGGAGGTATCATTGTGTGGACGGTAGCATACGGCATTTTATCTGGTGCGCTCCAAGCCATATTTTCGCCATGTTTATCTCTCCTGGCACCGACGCCAGAGGTGACTGGGTCTTGGAATG GGATCGCTATCACGATTGGGTCATTTGCAGTCTTAGGGACTGGTCCGATTGCCGGAAAGTTGCtcggtgatgaggatggaacGGGTTACGTCCTGATGCAATTGTTCACGGGAATTTGCTTGGCCCTTGCGGGCGTTTTCTATCTAGCCACGAGGGTCTTAGTGTCTCGTGACAGATGGATTTAA
- a CDS encoding putative subtilisin encodes MSVITINGNSLDPAVQQAALQAHGIYKPDASSSDYILIQTVQHPSISQKSQLRDLGVEIHEYVSENTYLCGFKAADLTPVRRLDFVKWANIYPQLFVLPPRLKRQVNPSEADAPNLVGAPHTRTLRTVDLILHEGIDVADPDNKSSIAKAAHVDFDIINARGNKIRLQVQEQYLDHLAALDIIKAIHEVHQTKLYNDQARNIMDADINLNRIQYKGLGQVIAVADTGYDQGSTNPGLTLPAFKDPPSGPSGRVKVQHLYALGRQNRTDDPDGHGTHVCGSVVGNDDYNGATIESPASRASLVVQSLLDERNGLGGIPTNLESLFLGPYQEHHARIHTNSWGYVWTGSQLPYDNSSAEIDNFVWNHPSMVICFAAGNDGIDNSPANGIIDLAQIGAHAAAKNCVTVGASESNRNNPRTYHSVWPFDYPSPPIRNDSIANNPNGMAAFSSRGPTKEGRIKPDVVAPGTSILSTRSRRCHLDPANIWGAANGDWVYLGGTSMATPLVASCAAVLRETLVNNGEHEPSAALIKALLINGAVELTGQYNPPEAGQSPNPNSGWGRVNLANSVILRPVNDKEYAEGGPLEQGDENDVFRITIANGNSELKVTLVWTDPPGPCLQNDLDLIVTANGRERHGNMGVSQGYDRVNNVEQVTWTNIPSGQAIVKVRAHRITRFAQPYACAWRFT; translated from the coding sequence ATGTCTGTTATTACCATTAATGGCAATTCGCTAGATCCCGCGGTGCAACAAGCTGCCTTGCAGGCCCATGGGATTTATAAGCCTGATGCTTCCTCGTCAGATTATATCTTAATCCAAACTGTTCAACACCCCTCCATCAGCCAGAAGAGCCAGCTCCGGGATTTAGGCGTCGAGATCCATGAGTATGTCTCCGAAAACACATACTTGTGCGGGTTTAAAGCAGCGGATTTGACCCCTGTTCGGCGCCTAGATTTTGTTAAGTGGGCGAATATTTATCCTCAGCTCTTTGTTCTTCCCCCTCGTTTGAAAAGACAAGTAAATCCCTCGGAGGCGGATGCTCCAAACTTAGTTGGCGCACCGCACACCAGGACTTTACGGACTGTGGATCTAATTCTCCACGAGGGGATCGATGTGGCTGACCCAGATAATAAATCTTCTATTGCGAAAGCCGCAcatgttgattttgatattatCAACGCCAGAGGGAACAAGATCAGGCTTCAGGTCCAAGAGCAATATCTAGACCATCTAGCTGCGCTTGACATCATCAAAGCGATTCACGAGGTTCACCAAACAAAACTGTACAATGATCAAGCACGAAATATCATGGATGCAGATATTAACCTGAATAGAATACAATACAAGGGCTTAGGACAGGTGATTGCCGTGGCAGATACGGGCTATGATCAAGGATCTACCAATCCGGGTTTAACGCTTCCAGCATTCAAAGACCCCCCCAGTGGCCCTTCGGGTCGAGTTAAGGTTCAACACCTATATGCTTTGGGTCGGCAAAATAGGACCGACGACCCAGACGGACATGGCACACATGTGTGCGGATCAGTCGTTGGGAATGATGATTACAATGGGGCCACAATAGAGTCCCCAGCTTCGAGAGCCTCCCTGGTGGTCCAGTCTTTATTGGACGAGAGGAATGGCCTTGGCGGCATCCCGACCAACTTGGaatctcttttcctcggACCATATCAGGAACATCATGCTCGAATTCATACGAATTCCTGGGGATATGTTTGGACTGGTTCCCAACTCCCATACGACAACAGCTCGGCAGAGATTGATAACTTTGTTTGGAACCATCCGAGCATGGTGATTTGTTTTGCGGCTGGGAATGACGGGATTGATAACTCCCCGGCCAATGGAATCATCGACCTCGCCCAGATTGGCGCACATGCTGCTGCAAAGAACTGCGTGACAGTCGGTGCCAGTGAGAGTAACCGGAATAATCCGAGAACGTATCATAGTGTTTGGCCGTTTGACTACCCGTCCCCACCGATCCGCAATGACTCCATTGCGAACAACCCAAATGGTATGGCTGCCTTTAGCAGCCGCGGCCCGACAAAAGAGGGCAGGATCAAGCCAGATGTCGTGGCGCCGGGTACTAGTATACTGTCTACGCGTTCCCGGCGCTGCCATCTAGATCCAGCCAATATATGGGGAGCTGCGAACGGGGATTGGGTATACCTAGGTGGCACCAGCATGGCCACCCCTCTGGTGGCTAGCTGTGCGGCAGTCTTACGGGAGACTCTCGTGAATAATGGGGAGCACGAACCGAGCGCCGCGCTGATAAAAGCTCTGTTGATCAACGGCGCGGTTGAATTAACTGGCCAATACAACCCCCCGGAGGCTGGCCAatctccaaacccaaacTCTGGCTGGGGTCGGGTCAATCTCGCTAATTCAGTTATTCTTCGGCCAGTTAATGATAAGGAGTATGCTGAGGGCGGCCCTCTTGAACAAGGTGATGAAAATGATGTCTTTCGAATCACAATCGCCAATGGAAATAGTGAGCTGAAGGTTACCCTTGTGTGGACGGACCCCCCAGGCCCATGTCTTCAAAACGACCTTGACCTTATTGTTACCGCGAATGGACGTGAGCGGCATGGCAATATGGGTGTGAGCCAGGGCTATGACAGAGTCAACAATGTGGAACAAGTCACTTGGACCAATATTCCTTCCGGGCAGGCGATTGTTAAAGTACGTGCGCATCGTATCACCAGGTTTGCCCAACCGTATGCCTGCGCCTGGCGATTTACTTAA
- a CDS encoding Alpha/Beta hydrolase protein, with translation MHNSDSYDFVLANAALMVLSHRVSPWVASYMISVTSMESPRVLRRIIMSFLNKAPAEYLSLVRSVLDAPDVEAGVEDGLTQDSPGAEAPSLNAAHLLAMDIFAHWLVLVMLLDGVWWIGDIGQWELSQVLSLMKTQNVLGWSIDTRETWWPESMYLVKRELNSNVLHGTVQGTVNSTYPHVRQFWGIPFAQSPVGNLRWLPPHSLPDNATLNYINATAPPPACPQSTSASNVFAKYEPEIMIVGGTSEDCLTLSIWAPNNGKDLSDLPVIIWLFGGEWRIGGTDVPAWNPSSWVERSQEHIVVAVQYRVNVFKFPASRALQDQNLGILDQRAGVEWVQKNIAQFGGNPERMILWGESAGAGSADILNFAYPDEPIVQGFAADSGSVFLTLNTRSTDAAGTNFSTVASYFDCSGSAQHELDCLRQVPASEITAYLATSNGSSLTFAPFIDNEVVFGNYTERYLQNRLSNKPVLFGSNLDEGTLWYNASNTAAAQDMTLSYFQCPVPYSVAHRQSLGLTTYRYQYRGNFTNISPEVGLGAYHTSELPLIFGTSGIYGPDSHFEKAVSVKMQDLWVAFAKDPEDGLVHQGWPKAASTDGKVMILADSDSHTVSTVMADRAIDDACHGYYSSY, from the exons ATGCACAACTCTGATTCCTACGATTTTGTTCTCGCAAACGCGGCACTCATGGTATT ATCCCACAGAGTCTCACCATGGGTAGCAAGTTACATGATCAGTGTGACATCCATGGAGTCGCCACGGGTGCTTCGACGGATCATTATGTCATTCCTGAACAAAGCACCGGCGGAGTATCTCAGCCTTGTCCGGTCAGTGCTCGACGCTCCCGACGTGGAGGCAGGAGTTGAGGATGGGCTGACACAGGATTCACCCGGAGCTGAGGCACCGTCACTCAACGCGGCGCATCTACTAGCCATGGATATCTTTGCTCATTGGCTGGTCCTTGTCATGTTATTGGATGGTGTGTGGTGGATTGGTGATATTGGACAGTGGGAACTAAGCCAGGTTCTGTCCTTGATGAAGACCCAGAATGTGCTTGGCTGGTCAATAGATACTCGCGAAACGTGGTGGCCTGAGAGCATGTACTTGGTTAAGCGGGAGCTCAACTCCAATGTCCTGCA CGGTACAGTTCAGGGCACGGTCAACAGTACATACCCTCACGTTCGTCAATTCTGGGGGATTCCCTTTGCGCAATCTCCGGTTGGGAATCTTCGCTGGCTTCCTCCTCACTCTCTCCCCGATAATGCTACATTAAATTATATCAACGCAACCGCGCCGCCTCCTGCTTGTCCACAAAGCACTAGTGCCTCGAATGTATTCGCTAAATATGAACCCGAAATCATGATCGTAGGAGGCACCAGTGAAGACTGCTTGACTCTGAGTATCTGGGCTCCGAACAACGGCAAGGACCTGTCGGACTTGCCGGTCATTATTTGGCTGTTTGGTGGTGAGTGGAGGATTGGTGGAACCGATGTACCTGCGTGGAATCCATCGTCCTGGGTAGAGCGCTCTCAGGAACATATCGTGGTCGCCGTGCAGTATCGCGTGAATGTATTCAAATTCCCTGCTTCCAGAGCGCTCCAGGATCAAAACTTGGGGATACTCGATCAGCGCGCAGGGGTCGAGTGGGTCCAAAAGAACATCGCTCAATTCGGAGGAAACCCCGAGCGAATGATTCTTTGGGGTGAAAGTGCAGGCGCAGGCAGTGCCGATATCCTGAACTTCGCTTATCCCGACGAACCGATCGTGCAGGGCTTTGCAGCCGACTCCGGCTCGGTTTTTCTCACGCTCAACACTCGCTCGACGGACGCCGCGGGCACGAACTTCTCGACGGTGGCTTCGTACTTCGACTGCTCAGGTTCCGCTCAGCACGAGCTAGATTGCTTGCGCCAAGTCCCAGCATCGGAGATCACGGCTTATCTGGCCACTTCGAACGGCTCCAGTTTGACATTCGCCCCGTTTATCGATAACGAAGTCGTCTTCGGCAACTATACCGAGCGCTACCTGCAGAACCGCCTCTCGAATAAGCCTGTTCTCTTCGGCTCAAATCTGGACGAGGGTACGCTCTGGTATAATGCTTCTAATACTGCCGCAGCCCAGGACATGACTCTGTCCTATTTCCAATGCCCTGTCCCCTATTCCGTCGCTCATCGACAATCGCTCGGCCTGACGACGTACCGGTACCAGTATCGGGGCAATTTCACCAACATCTCGCCCGAGGTGGGGCTAGGTGCCTATCATACCTCCGAACTCCCTCTTATTTTTGGTACGTCTGGTATATACGGTCCTGACAGCCACTTTGAGAAGGCTGTCAGTGTTAAAATGCAGGATTTGTGGGTCGCGTTTGCCAAGGACCCCGAGGATGGACTTGTACATCAAGGGTGGCCAAAGGCGGCGAGTACGGATGGGAAAGTTATGATATTGGCCGACAGTGATAGTCACACTGTCTCTACTGTAATGGCTGATAGAGCCATCGATGATGCTTGCCATGGCTACTATTCATCGTACTAG
- a CDS encoding Saccharopine dehydrogenase-domain-containing protein: protein MTDSTNLKPVVFIGAAGEMCRVAVERFAKASNAQLVLADLNTTVIESLAASFPPGRASTQKLDLFDETALANLISGAGLVVLGAGPYSKTSQPVVKACIKAKVPYLDFDDDVESTQDALNLDQEAKKAGVPLYIGCGASPGLSNVMVMDATSELDTVNSIDICWLVGDETSVGKAVLQHLMHIAAGPCLTWVDSKPTVNESWVGTTYAPMYAEDGERLLHETAHPEPVTLPRLFPHVSRIQCFGSLDPKPLNGIARGLGSAVRTKALSLDDAVDFLYNLASKPPLEGGLGGAFEACKGHLRGGDITLKELFGVVSHSVGPLRYALWGMLEQIWNGECTTAEVVTYIMNAITGTKIENRGNTLVRATGMRGGVPTVITKRNPKNGKDSYLCQSMGTVTGTSTAAFMVMALEDGRKRSGVFCPEDWAKPDVFYRALERVGVPRDEIIESI from the coding sequence ATGACCGATTCTACAAACCTCAAGCCCGTTGTCTTCATCGGCGCAGCCGGCGAGATGTGTCGAGTGGCTGTGGAGCGATTTGCGAAAGCCAGCAATGCTCAGCTTGTTCTTGCGGATCTCAATACCACTGTCATCGAATCCCTTGCCGCCAGCTTTCCCCCTGGCCGGGCAAGTACTCAGAAGCTCGATCTCTTCGACGAAACTGCCCTTGCCAATCTCATTAGTGGCGCCGGACTGGTTGTCCTAGGTGCAGGGCCATATTCCAAGACTTCTCAACCAGTCGTCAAAGCATGCATCAAGGCCAAAGTTCCTTATCTCGactttgatgatgatgtcgagAGTACCCAAGACGCCCTTAACCTGGATCAGGAAGCCAAAAAGGCGGGCGTGCCTCTCTATATTGGTTGTGGTGCATCACCAGGGCTGAGTAATGTCATGGTGATGGACGCCACGAGTGAGCTCGACACTGTCAATAGCATCGACATCTGCTGGCTTGTCGGTGACGAAACTAGTGTTGGGAAAGCTGTACTGCAGCATTTGATGCACATAGCTGCTGGACCATGCTTGACATGGGTCGATTCGAAGCCAACTGTGAACGAATCTTGGGTCGGGACCACCTATGCGCCCATGTATGCGGAAGACGGTGAGAGACTCTTGCATGAAACGGCCCATCCTGAGCCGGTGACACTGCCGCGTCTTTTCCCGCATGTCTCTCGAATTCAATGCTTCGGCTCGTTAGATCCGAAGCCACTCAATGGCATTGCTCGTGGTCTGGGGTCTGCTGTCCGCACCAAGGCTTTGTCACTGGACGATGCAGTTGACTTTTTATACAACTTGGCAAGCAAACCACCACTGGAGGGTGGCCTGGGTGGGGCCTTTGAAGCATGCAAAGGACACCTCCGTGGTGGTGATATTACCCTCAAGGAGCTTTTTGGCGTGGTCAGCCACTCTGTTGGCCCTCTGCGGTACGCTTTATGGGGAATGCTTGAGCAAATTTGGAACGGCGAGTGCACCACCGCCGAGGTTGTGACTTATATCATGAACGCAATAACTGGCACCAAAATCGAAAACCGAGGGAACACGCTTGTGAGAGCAACCGGTATGCGTGGTGGGGTGCCGACAGTGATCACCAAACGCAACCCTAAAAACGGCAAGGATTCCTACTTATGCCAGAGTATGGGCACAGTTACTGGAACATCAACTGCTGCCTTCATGGTCATGGCGCTAGAAGACGGACGCAAGCGAAGTGGTGTCTTTTGCCCAGAAGACTGGGCTAAGCCCGATGTGTTTTACAGGGCCTTGGAGCGGGTTGGAGTCCCCAGAGATGAGATTATCGAGTCTATCTAA